The following coding sequences lie in one Myxococcus xanthus genomic window:
- a CDS encoding DUF885 domain-containing protein, whose translation MTRAVLLFAVGFLTMLPESADARPQAAATLHALIQQEWQYQLEHSPTYASVQGDRRWNDRWDDLSLKSIEADHQHNLQVLAKLKKVDRKALSAADQLNYDLFRRDYETWVEEHRFKTYLMPVNHMGGIPEGIKQPPGVQTAYQLADNLRFETVKDYEDWVARLQGFGTYVDQVLALLREGLREKRIHPQVVLQRIPPQVAKQLVADPADSGFFAPFRRFPKGIASVEQQRLSAAGRAAIAQGVLPALKRFHQFLTEEYVPKGTEVVGIWQLPEGAELYDFLARKFTTTGLGAEEIHALGLAEVQRLRAEMEAVKVQTGFKGTLAEFFRFLRTDARFYARDGDELLMRYRALSKRIDPLLVRLFKTLPRQPYGVEPTPEAMAPDATTGFYYPGASDGSRPGTYLVNLYRPETRPLWEMVPLTLHEAVPGHHLQTALAAEQPGLPEFRRYGYYVAYGEGWALYCETLGDELGLYSSPYEKFGQLAYDMWRAVRLVVDTGMHVKKWTRQQALDFFMENSPRQELDTTNEIDRYIAWPGQALAYKVGQLKIRELRTRAEQALGPSFDVREFHDVVLLDGALPLDILEARVQAWVAARQHEAAAPKPQRAP comes from the coding sequence ATGACGCGCGCAGTCCTTCTCTTCGCAGTGGGGTTCCTCACGATGCTTCCCGAATCCGCCGACGCCCGGCCCCAGGCCGCCGCCACGCTGCACGCGCTCATCCAGCAGGAGTGGCAGTACCAGCTGGAGCACAGCCCGACGTACGCGTCCGTGCAGGGCGACCGGCGCTGGAACGACCGCTGGGATGACCTGAGCCTCAAGTCCATCGAGGCGGACCACCAGCACAACCTCCAGGTGCTCGCGAAGCTGAAGAAGGTGGACCGAAAGGCGCTCTCCGCCGCGGACCAGCTCAACTACGACCTGTTCCGCCGCGACTACGAGACGTGGGTGGAGGAGCACCGCTTCAAGACGTACCTGATGCCGGTGAACCACATGGGCGGCATCCCGGAGGGCATCAAACAGCCGCCGGGCGTGCAGACGGCCTACCAGCTCGCGGACAACCTGCGCTTCGAGACGGTGAAGGACTACGAGGACTGGGTGGCCCGGCTCCAGGGCTTCGGCACCTACGTGGACCAGGTGCTGGCGCTGCTGCGCGAGGGACTGCGCGAGAAGCGCATCCATCCCCAGGTCGTCCTCCAGCGGATTCCGCCGCAGGTGGCGAAGCAGCTCGTGGCGGACCCGGCGGACAGCGGCTTCTTCGCGCCGTTCCGCCGCTTCCCCAAGGGCATTGCCTCCGTGGAGCAGCAACGCCTGTCCGCGGCGGGCCGCGCGGCGATTGCGCAGGGCGTGCTCCCCGCGCTGAAGCGCTTCCACCAGTTCCTCACCGAGGAGTACGTCCCGAAGGGCACGGAGGTGGTGGGCATCTGGCAGCTGCCCGAAGGCGCGGAGCTGTATGACTTCCTCGCGCGCAAGTTCACCACCACGGGTCTGGGCGCGGAGGAGATTCACGCGCTCGGCCTGGCCGAGGTCCAGCGCCTGCGCGCGGAGATGGAGGCGGTGAAGGTCCAGACGGGCTTCAAGGGCACGCTGGCGGAGTTCTTCCGCTTCCTGCGGACGGATGCGCGCTTCTATGCGCGGGACGGGGACGAGCTGCTGATGCGCTACCGGGCCTTGTCCAAGCGCATCGACCCGTTGCTGGTGCGGCTGTTCAAGACGCTGCCCCGGCAGCCCTATGGCGTGGAGCCGACGCCGGAGGCCATGGCTCCGGACGCGACCACCGGCTTCTATTACCCAGGGGCGTCGGATGGCTCGCGGCCGGGCACGTACCTGGTGAACCTGTACCGGCCGGAGACGCGCCCCCTGTGGGAGATGGTGCCGCTCACGCTGCACGAAGCCGTGCCCGGTCACCACCTTCAGACGGCCCTGGCCGCCGAGCAACCCGGCCTGCCCGAGTTCCGCCGCTACGGCTACTACGTGGCCTATGGCGAAGGCTGGGCGCTCTACTGCGAGACGCTGGGCGACGAGCTGGGCCTGTACTCCAGCCCCTACGAGAAGTTCGGCCAGCTGGCCTACGACATGTGGCGCGCGGTGCGGCTCGTCGTCGACACCGGCATGCACGTGAAGAAGTGGACGCGGCAGCAGGCGCTCGACTTCTTCATGGAGAACTCACCGCGCCAGGAGCTGGACACCACCAACGAGATTGACCGCTACATCGCCTGGCCGGGGCAGGCGCTGGCGTACAAGGTGGGGCAGCTCAAGATTCGCGAGCTGCGCACGCGCGCGGAGCAGGCTTTGGGCCCGAGCTTCGACGTGCGCGAGTTCCACGACGTCGTGCTGCTCGACGGCGCCCTGCCGTTGGACATCCTGGAGGCGCGGGTGCAGGCGTGGGTGGCGGCGCGGCAGCATGAGGCCGCCGCGCCGAAGCCTCAGCGCGCGCCCTGA
- a CDS encoding GMC family oxidoreductase, which produces MREGGSDLYDALIIGSGAGGGPLALKFSQAGLRVLVLERGPRHSPREYAHDATGLGPQDLIPRVEDDPHTVVTRKTSVPLRTALGWTASCVGGGTVHMGGYFYRFHPDDLRMRSRFGDYEELADWPYDYAALEPWYAVAEQEVGVSGLAGVNPFEGPRSTPFPLPPLDAHPLAAALEEACARRGLHAFPTPRSINSRPYQGRPACAYCLECSGLGCPVGARGSSQAALLPRAEATGHCEVRARCHVREVTVGPDGRATGCVYLDVEGQEHRVTARVVCVCCSSVESARLLLLSRSPRFPNGLANGSGRVGRHLQFHAVTMAQARLPRDRLPGALLENPHPFIGRSVMDHYFLPDGVSDLPKGGILRFGRGPPVPESRDGAKASDVLFCEVFHDFLPNAGTFVELDPEVKDRWGLPVARIHLDRPRHHVRAGQWLLARTFELFRDLGAEECVPLIVGGTSSYLVQGTCRAGDDPETSVLDGHCQTHEVDNLFVVDGSFMPTSGGAAPTLTILANSFRSADHIVRRFQAGDFA; this is translated from the coding sequence ATGCGGGAAGGTGGGAGTGATTTGTACGACGCACTCATCATCGGCAGTGGCGCGGGCGGCGGGCCGCTGGCGTTGAAGTTTTCCCAGGCAGGGCTTCGCGTGCTGGTGTTGGAGCGAGGCCCGCGGCACTCGCCGCGGGAATACGCGCACGATGCGACGGGGTTGGGGCCGCAGGACCTCATCCCCCGCGTCGAAGACGACCCACATACCGTGGTGACACGGAAGACGTCCGTGCCGCTGCGCACCGCGCTGGGCTGGACGGCCAGCTGCGTGGGCGGCGGCACCGTGCACATGGGTGGATATTTCTATCGCTTCCATCCGGATGACCTGCGCATGCGCAGCCGTTTCGGTGACTACGAGGAACTGGCGGACTGGCCTTATGACTACGCCGCGCTGGAGCCCTGGTATGCCGTGGCGGAGCAAGAGGTGGGCGTCTCCGGGCTCGCGGGTGTGAATCCTTTCGAGGGACCTCGCTCGACACCGTTTCCGCTGCCTCCGCTGGATGCGCATCCCCTGGCCGCCGCGTTGGAGGAGGCCTGCGCGCGGCGGGGGCTGCATGCCTTTCCAACGCCGCGCTCCATCAACTCGCGGCCCTATCAGGGGCGCCCCGCGTGCGCTTATTGCCTGGAGTGTTCCGGCCTGGGATGTCCGGTGGGCGCGCGAGGAAGCTCGCAGGCCGCGCTGCTGCCTCGCGCCGAGGCCACGGGCCACTGTGAGGTCCGCGCGCGGTGTCATGTCCGCGAAGTCACGGTGGGGCCGGATGGCCGCGCCACCGGGTGCGTGTACCTGGACGTGGAGGGGCAGGAGCACCGCGTGACGGCCCGCGTGGTGTGCGTGTGCTGTTCGTCCGTGGAGTCCGCGCGGCTCTTGTTGCTGTCGCGCTCGCCGCGCTTTCCCAACGGGTTGGCGAATGGCAGCGGGCGGGTGGGGCGGCACCTCCAGTTCCACGCCGTCACCATGGCGCAGGCGCGCCTGCCGCGAGACCGCCTCCCCGGTGCGCTGCTGGAGAATCCGCACCCGTTCATCGGCCGCTCGGTGATGGACCACTACTTCCTGCCCGACGGCGTGTCGGACCTGCCCAAGGGTGGCATCCTCCGCTTCGGACGCGGGCCGCCCGTGCCCGAGTCCCGGGACGGGGCGAAGGCGTCGGACGTGCTCTTCTGCGAGGTGTTCCACGACTTCCTCCCGAACGCCGGAACCTTCGTGGAGCTGGACCCGGAGGTGAAGGACCGGTGGGGGCTTCCGGTGGCGCGCATCCACCTGGACCGGCCACGGCACCACGTCCGCGCGGGGCAGTGGCTGCTGGCGCGCACCTTCGAGTTGTTCCGCGACTTGGGCGCCGAGGAGTGTGTCCCCCTCATCGTGGGCGGCACCTCGTCGTACCTGGTCCAGGGGACGTGCCGCGCCGGAGACGACCCGGAGACGTCGGTGCTGGACGGCCACTGTCAGACGCACGAGGTGGACAACCTGTTCGTGGTGGACGGCAGTTTCATGCCCACCTCCGGCGGGGCGGCCCCCACGTTGACCATCCTGGCCAACAGCTTCCGGAGCGCGGACCACATCGTCCGCCGCTTCCAGGCGGGGGACTTCGCCTGA
- a CDS encoding DEAD/DEAH box helicase has product MSATAQLLETVRKEAKPGIWSNGVNLARSGAVVLQSQKGGELELRVRAKGRPVALTVVLYPNDDAWECDCPSQVDPCEHVVAAAISIQQAEKQDTPMETAATRWARVVYHFTRMDGGLELRRSIVQVDSTETPLEGSLTSLMARPAEAAKLQVENADLLADRILEQRRTRGTLAPETLEAVLKVLESARNVLLDGRPVAVSDEQVLPRAVVEDRSGQIVVTVTKDPRIQEVVSPGVALASDTLVRLGETSMSGPWLQNLPIVRTYSADHLGDLTSKIMPELGRRLPVEVRSKRLPRLDRELKPRILLELNQLDAGLSVLPTLVYGAPPVVRIDNGRMVYLRGAVPLRDESAEQRLIHQLRDELNLVPGRRLTVQGSEMVRWADKLRRWRGDLAGDAAGLVSPDVKLRPSLHLESSVTGQGVPDVRFQLSFQVEGAKGEVKAVDAAAVIRAWTEGLGLVPLDGGGWAPLPRAWLDKHGQRVADLLNARQEDGKVSNHALPELTALCETLEQPPPPGLDRLAPLISGFEKLPPPELPAELNATLRQYQLQGVSWLGFLRGAGLGGILADDMGLGKTLQTICALGPGSLVVCPTSVLPNWAAELKRFRPSLKVCVYHGPGRALEPSADVTLTTYAIMRLDAAVLGAKTWDSLVLDEAQAIKNPDSQVARAAFGLKANFRLALSGTPLENRLEELWSLMHFTNPGLLGGRKHFEDKIARPISEGRQDAAEGLRRRIRPFVLRRLKRDVAPELPPRIESVMHVQMDERERSVYDAVMAATRKEVVALLNEGGSVLKALEALLRLRQAACHTALVPGQRANTSSKVETLVDALETAVSEGHKALVFSQWTSLLDLIEPRLKAAGIGFGRLDGTTANRGEVTERFQSTEGEPVLLMSLKAGGTGLNLTAADHVFLVDPWWNPAAEAQAADRAHRIGQERTVMVYRLVSQGTVEERILGLQEKKRAIFEAALSEAAAATAITREDLLELFS; this is encoded by the coding sequence ATGTCCGCCACCGCCCAACTGCTCGAAACCGTCCGGAAGGAAGCCAAGCCGGGAATCTGGTCCAACGGCGTGAACCTCGCCCGCTCCGGAGCCGTGGTGCTCCAGTCCCAGAAAGGGGGCGAGCTGGAGCTGAGGGTGCGCGCCAAGGGGCGCCCGGTCGCTCTCACGGTCGTCCTGTACCCGAACGACGACGCCTGGGAGTGTGACTGCCCCAGTCAGGTGGACCCCTGCGAGCACGTGGTGGCGGCGGCCATCTCCATCCAGCAGGCGGAGAAGCAGGACACGCCCATGGAGACGGCGGCCACCCGCTGGGCCCGCGTCGTCTACCACTTCACCCGCATGGACGGCGGCCTGGAGCTTCGCCGCTCCATTGTCCAGGTGGACAGCACGGAGACGCCGCTGGAGGGCAGCCTGACGTCGCTGATGGCCCGGCCCGCGGAGGCCGCGAAGCTCCAGGTGGAGAACGCGGACCTGCTGGCCGACCGCATCCTGGAGCAGCGGCGCACGCGCGGCACCCTGGCACCGGAGACGCTGGAGGCGGTGCTCAAGGTGCTGGAGTCGGCGCGCAACGTGCTGCTCGACGGGCGCCCGGTGGCGGTGTCCGACGAGCAGGTGCTGCCGCGCGCGGTGGTGGAGGACCGCAGCGGCCAGATTGTGGTGACGGTGACCAAGGACCCGCGCATCCAGGAGGTGGTCAGCCCCGGGGTGGCGCTCGCGAGTGACACGCTGGTCCGCCTGGGCGAGACGTCCATGTCCGGCCCGTGGCTGCAGAACCTGCCCATCGTCCGCACGTACTCGGCGGACCATCTGGGAGACCTGACCTCGAAGATCATGCCCGAGCTGGGGCGCCGCCTGCCGGTGGAGGTCCGCAGCAAGCGGCTGCCGCGCCTGGACCGCGAGCTGAAGCCGCGCATCCTGCTGGAGCTGAACCAGCTCGACGCCGGCCTGTCCGTGCTGCCCACGCTCGTCTACGGCGCGCCGCCGGTGGTGCGCATCGACAACGGGCGCATGGTGTACCTGCGCGGCGCTGTGCCGCTGCGCGACGAGTCCGCCGAGCAGCGCCTCATCCACCAGCTGCGCGACGAGCTGAACCTGGTGCCCGGCCGCCGGCTGACGGTGCAGGGCTCGGAGATGGTGCGCTGGGCGGACAAGCTGCGGCGTTGGCGAGGCGACCTCGCCGGTGACGCGGCGGGTCTGGTGAGTCCCGACGTCAAGCTGCGCCCGTCGCTCCACCTGGAGTCCAGCGTCACGGGGCAGGGCGTCCCCGACGTGCGCTTCCAGCTCTCCTTCCAGGTGGAGGGGGCCAAGGGCGAGGTCAAGGCCGTGGACGCCGCCGCCGTCATCCGGGCGTGGACGGAGGGGCTGGGGCTGGTGCCGCTGGACGGTGGTGGCTGGGCGCCGCTGCCCCGGGCCTGGCTGGACAAGCACGGTCAGCGCGTGGCGGACCTGCTCAACGCGAGGCAGGAGGATGGGAAGGTCTCCAACCACGCGTTGCCGGAGCTCACCGCGCTGTGCGAGACGCTGGAGCAGCCTCCTCCGCCGGGCCTGGACCGGCTGGCGCCGCTCATCTCCGGCTTCGAGAAGCTGCCCCCGCCCGAGCTGCCCGCGGAGCTCAACGCCACGCTGCGCCAGTACCAGCTCCAAGGCGTCAGTTGGCTGGGCTTCCTGCGCGGCGCGGGGCTGGGCGGCATCCTGGCGGATGACATGGGTCTGGGTAAGACGCTCCAGACGATTTGCGCCCTGGGGCCCGGGTCGCTCGTGGTGTGCCCCACCAGCGTGCTGCCCAACTGGGCCGCGGAGCTGAAGCGCTTCCGCCCGTCGCTCAAGGTGTGCGTGTACCACGGGCCCGGCCGCGCGCTGGAGCCGTCCGCCGACGTGACGCTCACCACCTACGCCATCATGCGCCTGGACGCGGCGGTGCTCGGCGCGAAGACGTGGGACTCGCTGGTGCTGGACGAGGCGCAGGCCATCAAGAATCCGGACAGCCAGGTGGCGCGCGCGGCCTTCGGGCTCAAGGCGAACTTCCGGCTCGCGCTCAGCGGCACGCCGCTGGAGAACCGGCTGGAGGAGCTGTGGAGCCTCATGCACTTCACCAACCCGGGCCTGCTCGGGGGGCGCAAGCACTTCGAGGACAAGATTGCCCGGCCCATCTCCGAGGGCCGGCAGGACGCGGCCGAGGGGCTGCGGCGCCGCATCCGTCCCTTCGTGCTCCGGCGCCTGAAGCGGGATGTCGCGCCCGAGCTGCCGCCGCGCATCGAGTCCGTCATGCACGTGCAGATGGATGAGCGTGAGCGCTCCGTCTACGACGCGGTGATGGCGGCCACGCGCAAGGAAGTGGTGGCCCTGCTGAACGAGGGCGGCAGCGTGCTGAAGGCGTTGGAGGCCCTGCTGCGGCTGCGTCAGGCCGCGTGTCACACCGCGCTCGTTCCGGGCCAGCGGGCCAACACGTCGTCCAAGGTGGAGACGCTGGTGGACGCGCTGGAGACGGCCGTCTCCGAAGGCCACAAGGCGCTCGTCTTCTCGCAGTGGACGTCGCTGCTGGACCTCATCGAGCCGCGCCTGAAGGCGGCGGGCATCGGCTTCGGCCGGCTGGACGGCACCACGGCCAACCGCGGCGAAGTCACCGAGCGCTTCCAGTCCACGGAAGGTGAGCCGGTGCTGCTCATGTCCCTCAAGGCGGGCGGCACGGGCCTCAACCTCACGGCGGCGGACCACGTCTTCCTGGTGGACCCGTGGTGGAACCCGGCGGCGGAGGCGCAGGCCGCGGACCGCGCCCACCGCATTGGCCAGGAACGCACGGTGATGGTGTACCGACTGGTGTCCCAGGGCACCGTGGAGGAGCGCATCCTGGGGCTCCAGGAGAAGAAGCGGGCCATCTTCGAGGCGGCCCTGAGCGAGGCCGCCGCCGCGACGGCCATCACCCGTGAGGATTTGCTCGAACTCTTCTCATGA
- a CDS encoding HEAT repeat domain-containing protein: MAEHEDLDALWRKARPDDLASLRRLDAALVRSGYQVEGKTVREWIAALAGDRIRWFDGRDAHDRVCQAGLAAVPALIEALARADQEASWQATRNMLGQCVAALGTIDPLPTCAIPALLDVLRQPVARVRRMALAVLTRMRPRATPMALRAVLSCLKERGDTPTRLHAAQVLAAMQDPLPEKVRVVALSLLEDAHRAVRREGLHVLARFPRDEEVLTALEEQAILDDENRNEALRVLSLLAPARAIPRLLEVASSARSRRQEDGPPPPSWRGPLGETRRLEDGKRALLFIARLGVRGAEALASLDALRAVEVLAPYVDAVMDDITRAVLRNRAPPLRTERFQEPLCAALLTDVAWPVERTEEPSLALRPWLESLAAFGTEVEVRVALAAARHVLWLWESQDPNNDWSRRAVMAMDRWLCEPSEAHAAQVAAVGNFTPSQFCAPDAFSAAWSVNYACGCVPRPSAPDAPRRPEEDPLGACVHAACRALSRRSVITFALGASEESPEPLSPRESARQVHRAIVDEVLPWACGAWDPVKDTPRLRDALRADGWRIPGAP; this comes from the coding sequence ATGGCTGAACACGAAGACCTCGATGCGCTGTGGCGCAAGGCGCGGCCGGATGACCTCGCCTCGCTGCGGCGGCTGGATGCCGCACTGGTTCGTTCCGGCTACCAGGTGGAAGGAAAGACGGTGCGCGAGTGGATTGCCGCGCTCGCCGGAGACCGCATCCGCTGGTTCGACGGCAGGGATGCACATGACCGCGTGTGCCAGGCGGGGCTCGCGGCGGTGCCCGCGCTCATAGAGGCCCTGGCGCGAGCGGACCAGGAGGCTTCCTGGCAAGCCACGCGCAACATGCTCGGGCAGTGCGTCGCGGCGCTGGGCACCATCGACCCGCTTCCCACCTGTGCGATTCCGGCGCTCCTCGACGTGCTCCGTCAGCCCGTGGCGCGGGTCCGGCGAATGGCGTTGGCGGTGCTGACGCGCATGCGCCCACGCGCCACCCCCATGGCCCTGCGCGCCGTCCTGTCGTGTCTCAAGGAGCGGGGCGACACACCGACGCGGTTGCACGCGGCGCAGGTGCTGGCGGCGATGCAGGACCCGTTGCCGGAGAAGGTCCGCGTCGTCGCGCTATCGCTGCTCGAAGATGCCCACCGCGCGGTGCGCCGGGAGGGGCTCCATGTCCTCGCTCGCTTTCCGCGCGACGAAGAGGTCCTCACCGCGCTGGAGGAGCAGGCCATTCTGGACGATGAGAATCGGAACGAGGCCCTGCGCGTGCTGTCGCTGCTGGCGCCGGCCCGAGCGATTCCAAGGCTGCTCGAAGTGGCGAGCAGCGCGAGGTCGCGCCGGCAAGAAGACGGGCCGCCTCCGCCTTCCTGGCGGGGCCCGCTCGGTGAGACCCGACGGCTCGAAGATGGGAAGCGAGCCCTCTTGTTCATCGCCCGGCTGGGCGTCCGGGGCGCGGAGGCGCTGGCGTCGCTCGACGCGCTCCGGGCCGTCGAGGTCCTGGCACCCTATGTGGACGCCGTCATGGACGACATCACGCGCGCGGTGCTGCGAAATCGAGCGCCGCCCTTGAGGACGGAGCGTTTCCAGGAGCCGCTCTGCGCCGCGCTCTTGACGGACGTGGCGTGGCCCGTCGAGCGCACCGAGGAGCCGTCCCTGGCGCTGCGCCCGTGGCTCGAGTCCCTGGCCGCCTTCGGCACGGAGGTGGAGGTGCGCGTGGCGCTCGCCGCCGCGAGGCATGTGCTGTGGCTGTGGGAGTCCCAGGACCCGAACAACGACTGGTCGCGCCGCGCCGTCATGGCCATGGACCGCTGGCTCTGTGAGCCCTCGGAGGCGCACGCGGCGCAGGTGGCCGCGGTGGGAAACTTCACCCCCAGCCAGTTCTGCGCGCCGGATGCCTTCTCCGCCGCCTGGTCGGTGAACTACGCCTGCGGGTGTGTCCCCCGGCCGTCCGCGCCCGACGCCCCGCGCCGGCCTGAAGAGGACCCCCTGGGCGCGTGCGTCCATGCCGCGTGCCGGGCGCTGAGCCGCCGGTCAGTCATCACCTTCGCGCTGGGCGCCAGCGAGGAGTCTCCAGAGCCACTCAGCCCGCGTGAGTCGGCACGACAGGTCCATCGTGCCATCGTGGACGAGGTGCTGCCCTGGGCCTGTGGTGCCTGGGACCCCGTGAAGGACACGCCACGGCTGCGCGATGCGCTGCGCGCGGACGGCTGGCGCATCCCCGGCGCGCCCTGA
- a CDS encoding P1 family peptidase has product MNPFRLPLRLGIVSCLLLWSLPAEAQSTQARPRARDLGITFGGQSGPNNAITDVSGVEVGHTTLISGDTRGPRGKGAVRTGVTAVLPRGKDGVSEDVFAAIYALNGNGEMTGSHWLTESGQLAGPVMLTNTNDVGTVRDSVISWAMKRGLEWELGLPVVAETWDGLLNDIYGFHVKATHAHRALDSAKGGPVAEGSVGGGTGMVCHSFKAGIGTASRKLPASEGGYTVGVLLQCNYGARHLFTVEGVPVGEELNDLRPCYTGPKKPSHSMFEKMPACATSRGDTQPRTPEGAGSIIVVVATDAPLLPHQLERLAKRVPLGIGKMGGLGGNSSGDIFLAFSTQRLKPPTGTDVASVSSLDNERMTPLFEATIQATQEAILNSMLASDTMTGAESSRVYGLPQERLIQVMKKYGRLAPPAPAP; this is encoded by the coding sequence ATGAACCCGTTCCGTCTCCCTTTGCGACTGGGAATCGTGTCCTGTCTGTTGCTGTGGTCCCTTCCAGCGGAAGCGCAGTCCACCCAGGCGAGGCCCCGCGCCCGCGACCTGGGCATCACCTTTGGCGGACAGTCGGGCCCGAACAACGCCATCACCGACGTGTCCGGCGTGGAGGTGGGCCATACGACGTTGATTTCGGGCGACACCCGCGGCCCGCGGGGAAAGGGCGCGGTGCGCACCGGCGTCACCGCCGTGCTGCCTCGCGGCAAGGACGGCGTGTCCGAGGACGTCTTCGCAGCCATCTACGCCCTCAACGGCAACGGTGAAATGACGGGCTCCCACTGGCTCACCGAGTCCGGCCAGCTCGCCGGCCCCGTCATGCTCACCAACACCAACGACGTGGGCACCGTCCGCGACTCCGTCATCTCGTGGGCGATGAAGCGCGGATTGGAGTGGGAGCTGGGCCTGCCCGTCGTCGCGGAGACGTGGGATGGCCTGCTGAATGACATCTATGGCTTCCACGTGAAGGCCACGCACGCCCACCGCGCGCTCGACAGCGCCAAGGGAGGCCCGGTCGCGGAGGGCTCGGTGGGCGGTGGCACGGGGATGGTGTGCCACAGCTTCAAGGCCGGCATCGGCACGGCGTCACGCAAGCTGCCCGCGTCGGAGGGCGGCTACACCGTGGGCGTGCTGTTGCAGTGCAACTACGGCGCGCGGCACCTCTTCACCGTGGAGGGCGTGCCCGTGGGCGAGGAGCTCAACGACCTGCGCCCCTGCTACACCGGGCCCAAGAAGCCGAGCCACAGCATGTTCGAGAAGATGCCGGCCTGCGCGACGTCGCGTGGCGACACCCAGCCCCGCACGCCCGAGGGCGCCGGCTCCATCATCGTGGTGGTGGCGACGGACGCGCCGCTGCTGCCGCATCAACTGGAGCGTCTGGCGAAGCGCGTGCCGCTGGGCATCGGGAAGATGGGCGGCCTGGGGGGGAACTCCTCTGGCGACATCTTCCTGGCCTTCTCCACGCAGCGGCTGAAGCCCCCCACGGGCACGGACGTGGCCAGCGTCTCGTCGCTCGACAACGAGCGGATGACGCCGCTCTTCGAGGCCACCATCCAGGCCACGCAGGAGGCCATCCTCAACTCGATGCTGGCGTCCGACACGATGACGGGCGCGGAGAGCAGCCGCGTCTACGGCCTGCCCCAGGAACGGCTCATCCAGGTGATGAAGAAGTACGGCCGACTGGCGCCTCCCGCGCCCGCGCCGTGA